In Ostrea edulis chromosome 6, xbOstEdul1.1, whole genome shotgun sequence, a single window of DNA contains:
- the LOC125647208 gene encoding uncharacterized protein LOC125647208, giving the protein MKVAAVKRQYRKQSANRRSDINSKTHMQRKVVLTRKRSEPIKSAITRGNPSQRRKKAVSRPRKNAQSKSIMNSNFKRRRMIKKNVKTSLSSSVYKNKKDRLAISPTIKQKTRGVYSNISKIHPLEQKSSRKKGVKNHPISTKSNMQANFKTLQSAERMTKSKLRNSNIIKDSTQKAILNSKSSQNSPENIPIYYLNYNFQNGNAVRMPVIYEYHVVLPPEVDRVIPLPHNKGFLVPISIFVFSSGRFVYNPTILRRHPSLLSHIRLARQRGILLQPVPLKRDTSHIKQLSSFLDTRSHRFDDIIFDNSVHNDRLNGVIPLEMHDQAPTSRFLGDDRKKTVSKSQNLMKGNFNTLDMRQDQNRRLAQIRDVQSKRDILNNIQNLILNSSNVHRTDRRKPDLQFQNLKVISNRDFIDKSNNIRKTFHPDWIPDLDLFRMLTGNQNLFGNRPSNAMLKSQFQKTLRKSRIDLHNTISSIPLDSKFDLKTNNLARPLPDIPGPLSLRRTTSSKSPFLHFTGLQKGPVAFPFSRVSDGITRLLPGSLQSNGAPNMLTGSLQSNTRTNFETSENSVAIPSGRSAAFNLTRSITGSSINKNPKDLISELPNIVIPNDTPLPEQNKVTLSFRGVSVRKSIPQGNNAVKFDQIPPNPLEQRGSSRSTIGLKHNIIEHSIGRTGSNTRKPQNSDGLADSKTTKTQENSMKDNGRARKNLGISIENNKMQTGFNQEILKNQGSFKYRTFFNLSPRFFKTGSSADSTGVIGIIEGKTKVYPIPIFPGAISGKIGEPIYPQTNIGMDIFNGQEFSPFLDPTTNLPVGFTVTKFDNQVGGIVDLVKVDKSKTDDDNQQVGAATTENKKRRNGMIGLLNDDIIIDEIVTVLRRTKESLGPNENELVIPPRIIGPESRANIFRYLKSLKTKHPNSKSSNDKPPSNLIKLLKNPVFVRYIKKKTHRTTTNTMNIPATRNISLIFDRVSVSRNPVTTEIKAHSPQPNPTTVTKSNTKVLNSRSKEAMVFLTAKQVPPLTQKSRAKVIPKNEPVISLPAVPVLELDSIDFIHQKPLKMNLTKELCSGCTIDGGLGYANHPSRCDRFVVCFPGKGGSLVPIEQECPYGLFWSQNALTCRLPKDATCAYDICHGRKDNYQYSNEENCQSFWECRGGYSVPQCCPTGEAFMEGKGCVKNGGFCRSRCPVGAGEIQPVIWQGNSKCDKRSVPGNPTKFERHVYFQSNPGVVGRIQKEWMAQECSPGTEFQQEVCDCRASEKFSAFGKRVCSPDVYLPFTHDLKDKSSARTHVRADNVTITTSGTACFNGRSVLAMPRFANMDLGSFLYMKLRYRHTLSNPKNEVLLYNGDCEKRPSLILGSTMNGNFASVLSTTGEQHTIHVKSPISATEWRTVSLLIDNGHIQLTSDSQTTEKSAFGGVERAQCGMKIGWGEGYEHFNGCIDDFTLYRCKPERPPIR; this is encoded by the exons ATGAAAGTGGCTGCAGTTAAACGGCAATACAGAAAACAGAGTGCTAACCGTAGATCGGATATTAACAGTAAAACTCATATGCAGAGGAAAGTGGTATTAACTAGAAAACGCAGTGAACCTATCAAAAGTGCAATCACCAGAGGTAATCCTAGTCAGAGACGTAAAAAAGCTGTATCTCGCCCGCGGAAAAATGCACAGAGTAAATCcataatgaattcaaatttcaaaCGAAGAcgtatgattaaaaaaaatgtgaagaCATCGTTATCTTCTTCTGTCTATAAAAACAAGAAAGACAGGCTAGCAATTAGTCCAACTATAAAGCAGAAAACTAGAGGTGTATAttcaaacatttctaaaatccaTCCTCTAGAACAAAAGTCTTCTCGAAAGAAAGGCGTGAAAAATCATCCCATTTCTACAAAAAGCAACATGCAAGCTAATTTCAAGACATTGCAGTCAGCAGAACGCATGACAAAATCGAAACTACGAAACAGTAACATTATCAAAGATTCAACGCAAAAGGCGATCTTAAATTCCAAAAGTTCTCAAAACTCTCCTGAGAACATACCAATATATTATCTGAACTACAATTTCCAAAATGGTAATGCCGTTAGAATGCCAGTCATATATGAATACCATGTAGTGCTACCTCCGGAAGTGGACAGAGTTATTCCACTGCCACATAACAAAGGATTTCTTGTGCCTAtatctatttttgtgttttcttcTGGGCGTTTTGTCTACAATCCCACAATCCTTCGTCGCCATCCTTCTTTACTTTCTCATATCCGTTTAGCTAGACAACGTGGAATTCTTCTTCAGCCTGTTCCACTGAAACGAGACACAAGCCATATTAAACAACTATCTTCATTTCTTGATACCCGCTCTCATCGCTTTGACGATATCATATTTGACAATAGTGTACACAACGATCGGCTGAATGGTGTGATTCCACTAGAAATGCACGATCAAGCTCCAACATCACGTTTCCTTGGTGATGACCGTAAAAAAACTGTAAGCAAATCTCAAAATTTAATGAAGGGAAACTTTAATACTTTAGACATGCGTCAAGATCAAAATCGACGTTTAGCACAAATTAGAGACGTGCAATCAAAACGTGATatcttaaacaatatacaaaaccTAATACTGAATTCCTCTAATGTCCACCGTACTGACAGACGTAAACCAGATCTTCAATTCCAGAATTTAaaagtaatttcaaacagaGACTTCATAGACAAGAGCAACAACATAAGGAAAACTTTCCATCCTGATTGGATTCCAGATTTGGACTTGTTCAGAATGTTAACAGGCAATCAAAACTTGTTTGGGAACCGGCCATCAAACGCCATGTTAAAAAGTCAGTTCCAGAAAACATTACGAAAAAGTCGCATAGATCTACACAACACTATATCAAGCATTCCGTTAGATTCCAAGTTCGACTTGAAGACTAATAACCTGGCCCGCCCACTGCCAGATATCCCCGGCCCGTTGTCTTTGAGAAGGACAACCAGCAGTAAGAGCCCATTTTTACATTTCACTGGCCTTCAAAAAGGCCCAGTTGCCTTTCCATTTAGTAGAGTTTCTGATGGCATTACAAGGCTGTTACCAGGATCATTACAATCTAATGGCGCCCCAAACATGTTAACAGGATCTTTACAATCGAATACTAGAACAAATTTTGAGACGTCGGAGAACTCGGTTGCCATTCCATCTGGCAGGTCAGCTGCCTTTAATTTGACAAGATCTATAACAGGCTCATCGATTAATAAAAATCCAAAAGATCTGATTTCTGAATTACCAAATATTGTTATACCAAATGATACTCCTCTACCAGAACAAAACAAGGTTACCTTGAGTTTTCGAGGTGTTTCTGTGAGAAAGTCAATACCACAAGGAAATAATGCAGTCAAGTTTGATCAGATACCGCCAAATCCATTAGAGCAAAGGGGTAGCTCGAGATCAACAATTGGACTTAAACACAATATAATCGAACATTCAATTGGTCGTACTGGTTCAAACACAAGAAAGCCACAAAATTCAGATGGACTCGCTGattcaaaaacaacaaaaacgcAAGAAAATTCCATGAAAGACAATGGAAGAGCACGAAAGAATTTAGGAATTTCtattgaaaataacaaaatgcAAACTGGATTCAACcaagaaatattgaaaaatcaaGGTTCCTTTAAGTACAGGACATTTTTCAACCTATCTCCAAGGTTTTTTAAAACTGGATCTAGTGCTGATAGTACTGGTGTTATTGGAATTATTGAAGGCAAGACCAAAGTGTACCCTATCCCTATATTTCCAGGGGCCATCAGTGGAAAAATAGGGGAACCTATTTATCCTCAAACAAATATCGGAATGGATATTTTTAATGGGCAAGAATTTAGTCCGTTTTTGGATCCGACTACTAATCTTCCTGTGGGGTTTACTGTGACGAAATTCGATAATCAAGTAGGTGGTATTGTTGATTTGGTTAAGGTTGATAAATCGAAGACTGATGATGACAATCAGCAGGTCGGAGCTGCTacaacagaaaacaaaaaacgtaGAAATGGGATGATTGGTCTTTTGAATGATGACATCATTATTGATGAGATAGTGACTGTCCTACGCAGGACGAAAGAATCTTTAGGCCCAAATGAGAACGAGTTAGTGATTCCACCAAGGATAATTGGACCAGAGAGTAGAGCcaatatatttagatatttaaaaagtctGAAAACAAAGCACCCCAACAGCAAATCCAGCAATGACAAACCTCCTTCGAATTTGATAAAACTCTTGAAAAATCCCGTTTTTGTTCGTTACATAAAGAAGAAAACCCACAGAACAACCACCAACACCATGAACATTCCAGCGACAAGAAATATCAGTCTGATTTTCGACAGAGTTAGTGTATCAAGAAATCCTGTGACAACGGAAATAAAAGCGCATTCACCTCAACCTAACCCAACAACAGTTACAAAAAGCAATACCAAAGTGTTGAATTCTAGATCCAAAGAGGCCATGGTGTTCCTCACTGCAAAACAGGTTCCCCCACTAACACAGAAAAGCAGAGCCAAAGTGATACCAAAGAACGAACCAGTTATTTCCCTCCCTGCAGTGCCTGTTCTAGAATTGGACAGCATAGACTTCATCCATCAAAAACCACTGAAAATGAATCTTACAAAAG AACTCTGTAGTGGTTGTACGATAGACGGAGGTTTGGGGTACGCTAATCACCCTAGTCGGTGTGACAGGTTTGTAGTTTGCTTCCCGGGAAAAGGTGGGAGCCTCGTGCCGATAGAACAGGAGTGCCCTTATGGTTTATTCTGGAGCCAAAACGCATTGACTTGTCGACTTCCAAAAGATGCAACATGCGCTTATG ATATATGTCACGGAAGGAAAGACAATTATCAGTATTCAAACGAAGAAAACTGCCAGTCCTTCTGGGAGTGTCGTGGGGGATATTCCGTCCCCCAGTGCTGTCCCACTGGTGAAGCATTTATGGAGGGCAAAGGATGTGTGAAGAATGGCGGATTTTGCAGAAGTAGGTGTCCAGTCGGCGCAGGTGAAATACAGCCGGTCATTTGGCAAG GAAATTCAAAATGTGACAAACGTTCGGTTCCGGGGAATCCGACCAAATTTGAGCGGCATGTTTACTTTCAATCAAACCCGGGTGTGGTAGGACGGATCCAGAAAGAGTGGATGGCCCAAGAGTGTTCACCGGGTACAGAGTTTCAGCAAGAGGTCTGCGACTGTCGGGCTTCAGAAAAGTTTTCAGCTTTCGGTAAAAGAG TGTGCTCCCCGGATGTGTACCTCCCCTTCACACACGACCTGAAAGATAAATCATCTGCTAGAACTCATGTCCGTGCTGACAACGTCACAATAACAACCAGTGGTACAGCCTGCTTCAATGGTCGGTCCGTATTGGCGATGCCAAGGTTTGCCAACATGGATCTCGGCTCATTTCTCTACATGAAGCTACGATATCGACACACATTATCGAATCCAAAAAACGAAGTGCTCCTCTACAATGGCGACTGCGAAAAGAGACCATCATTAATTCTTGGCAGTACCATGAACGGAAACTTTGCCTCTGTTTTATCAACAACAGGTGAACAACACACAATCCATGTTAAATCCCCG ATTTCTGCAACAGAGTGGAGGACAGTATCGCTTTTAATAGATAACGGTCATATCCAATTGACCTCCGATTCGCAAACGACAGAAAAGAGCGCATTTG GGGGTGTGGAGcgagcacagtgtggaatgaAAATCGGTTGGGGAGAGGGTTACGAACATTTTAATGGCTGTATCGATGAC tttaccTTGTACCGATGTAAACCAGAGCGACCACCTATTCGCTAG